From Rhodothermales bacterium, the proteins below share one genomic window:
- a CDS encoding APC family permease: MNPNLSQPTLRKSLTTFDGVALLIGITIGSGIYSTPYIIAGYFSSFGGVILTWLIVGAFVMVGGLIYAELGTRIPTTGGEYAYITKAFGPFAGFMFGWAQLFIIRTSPGAALAIISADYLGFFFPLEGWSHTVTALSVIALVGLFNYVGVQWAALFQRVTTVAKVAGLAAFALLFAALLGGTESKLAEVSQPMTDAGFLGNLIPALMLIVFTHAGWDRVGYVAGEMKNPRQVIPKSMLYGLGIVLVIYWAVITIYHYVLGMEALRATATPAADIASIMIGTVGAGAVAILAIVSAVSSINGTTMSASRVYYAMAHDGLFFKWFDHVHQRFRTPNRAILAHVVWASVILIARGSFENIAAGMVFAILIFYTMTTLALLKFRRDGVGEEQAFRMPGYPLLPVIYLCGLVGLLGFRAIFEWEKSLVDIAFVATGLPISWYWLRQRSLRNSPDTE, translated from the coding sequence GTGAATCCTAACCTGTCACAACCCACCCTTCGCAAGTCCCTCACCACCTTCGACGGGGTCGCGCTGCTCATCGGGATCACGATCGGCTCGGGGATCTACTCGACGCCGTACATCATCGCCGGCTACTTCTCGTCGTTCGGCGGCGTGATCCTGACGTGGCTGATTGTGGGCGCGTTCGTGATGGTTGGGGGATTAATCTACGCGGAGCTTGGTACGCGCATCCCGACAACCGGCGGCGAGTATGCCTACATTACGAAGGCCTTCGGGCCGTTTGCAGGCTTCATGTTTGGCTGGGCGCAGCTGTTCATCATCCGGACGAGCCCTGGAGCAGCCCTCGCCATCATCTCTGCCGACTATCTGGGATTCTTCTTTCCTCTTGAGGGTTGGTCACACACCGTGACCGCCCTCTCCGTGATCGCACTGGTTGGACTATTCAACTACGTCGGCGTGCAGTGGGCGGCACTGTTTCAGCGAGTTACGACCGTTGCCAAGGTGGCAGGACTCGCTGCGTTTGCCTTGCTCTTCGCAGCCCTTCTTGGCGGCACCGAGAGCAAACTGGCAGAGGTTTCGCAACCGATGACGGACGCCGGTTTCCTCGGTAACCTGATTCCAGCCCTGATGCTCATCGTGTTCACGCACGCGGGCTGGGATCGCGTGGGCTATGTGGCCGGCGAGATGAAGAATCCGCGACAGGTGATTCCGAAGAGCATGCTGTACGGACTGGGGATCGTGCTCGTGATCTACTGGGCAGTGATCACGATATACCACTATGTGCTGGGGATGGAAGCGCTGCGGGCGACGGCGACGCCGGCCGCCGACATCGCTTCGATCATGATCGGAACTGTAGGTGCTGGCGCCGTGGCCATCCTCGCGATCGTGTCGGCGGTGTCGAGCATCAACGGCACGACGATGTCCGCGAGTCGCGTCTACTATGCCATGGCGCACGACGGGTTGTTCTTCAAGTGGTTCGACCACGTACACCAGCGGTTCCGAACGCCGAACCGAGCGATCCTTGCGCACGTCGTCTGGGCGTCGGTGATACTGATCGCCCGCGGATCGTTCGAGAACATCGCCGCCGGGATGGTCTTCGCGATCCTGATTTTTTACACGATGACGACGCTGGCGTTGCTGAAGTTCAGGCGCGATGGCGTCGGCGAGGAGCAGGCTTTCCGGATGCCGGGGTATCCGCTGCTGCCGGTTATCTATCTCTGCGGGCTCGTCGGGCTGCTGGGCTTCCGCGCGATCTTCGAGTGGGAGAAATCCCTGGTCGACATCGCGTTCGTGGCCACGGGGCTGCCGATCTCGTGGTACTGGTTGAGGCAACGATCGCTGCGGAATTCGCCTGACACCGAGTAG